The window AATGCATATATATGGTCTACATTGTATTCCTCTATAAGCTGCATCCATCTACTAGGACGCAAGGAACTCGTTGTAACAACAGTCCCTCCAGCCCATAAAGAGGCAATGACCATATTGCTAACACCTGTGAAACTAAAACTCCCTTGTAAAAAGATTTTAACATCTTTGTTTATATGAAAAATATTATTTTGAATATCAAAAAAATCACGCCAAGACCTCTCTCGTCTCCACAAAGGTTTTGGTCGTCCCGTAGTCCCCGATGTAAGTACTCCAAAATCAGCTAATGGCGGTACACCTTCATAGGCTATAATACGAGCTAGCTCATCTACATAAGCCTTATCCATCTCATTGTGACATACCATAGGAATATTATCTTTATATATTGCCCCAAGCCACTGTGTAAGTTGTTCAACAAACGACAATTCCTTAATTAAAAGAACCTTAGTTTTTAATGTCTCTTTAGACTGAGTAAAATTTACAATGTGACTTGTATTATTAATATCTACCGATAGAATAGCATCATATAGTTCACCATATGTATATTGTATGTCATCTACGATTAGGGCAATTTTATGGGGCTCTAACTCTTTATTCTGTTGTAAGCGTTCAATAATTGTCATATTACATACGTTCCATAATTAAAGCCGATCCTGTGCCTCCTGCACCAGCAATAGCGCATAAACCATAACGACCACCACAAGATTCTAAAGCAGCCATACAGTGAAGCACTAATATGGCGCCAGAACATCCATAGGGATGCCCATAAGCTAACGCTCCACCAAACATGTTATATTTCCCAATATGATTAGGATAAGTCTTATCAAAAAGAACATCAATAATGGCAAAGGCTTCATTCCATTCCACTACGTCAATATCATCCATAGTTAAACCTGTACGTTTTAAAATGGCTTCTGTGCTTTCAAGGGCACCCTCTGGACTAAACTGGGGATTTCCTGCCCAAGGTTTGACGCTATGAATTTTAAAAGGCCCTTTTTTATTAGATAAATATACAAAGGCTGCTCCATCATGAGTTAAACACGCATTGCCTGCATTTGTAATAGAGTCAGCTCCCAACAAAGGTTTCATCCTAGACAAGAGTTTTTCGTTCATCGTAGGTCGAATACATTCATCTATACATCTTTTACCATCTATAGTAATAGGCATAATATATGACTGTAAATATGGGTTATCTAAAGCTGCTGATGCTCTTTGATGACTGCCAATAATATGCGGATATAAATCTTCCTTTGTTACATTGTATTTATGAATAGTCCGCTCGGCCCCTTTGAGCATGGCTAAAGGCGATTGATCTTGGGGCGTAAATTGAGCTACCTTATAGGGACCTTCTCGGTCATCCCCAGATGCATACACCCGCTCTGGCTGTAACGACGAACTTTCAATACCGCCTGCAATAGCAGAATCCATAATACCAGACACAATATGTGCATATGCTATCTCAATACTCATCAAAGCTGAGGCACATTGCATATCAACGGTGATAGCAGGCACAGAATTTGGTAAATTACACATAAGACCCATGAGACGGCCAAGGTTACCACCAGTACCAACTGCATTACCACAGAAGATTCCATCTATATGTGAAATAGTATAACGATTAATTATTTCATCAATTACTTGAGAGCCCAAAATCTCGGGTCTCATATGTTTATATTGTCCATTTAAAACGCCGATGGGACTTCTAAGCCCACCATGAATATATACTGACATATATACTCCTTCTATTAAAAGCAAAAAAGAGGCATCCCGCAGAATGCCACTTTAATTGTATTCTAAATTTTAACTTTAGTTGCTAACCAAGAAGCAACCAGACATTTTACGATATCTCCAGGAATAAATGGGAACATGACTACAGGCAAGGCCGCCCAAAGTTCTGTTTTTGTAACAATCATAAAACCTGCTACACCAAAGAGGTACACTACAGGAATGGTAATCACAAGAGATCGCCAGGCATAAGAGAAAAAGCTTTTTTTAGAACCTTTAAATATACTTAGTAATGTATATGCAACTGGCCAAGAAAAAATAAAGCCACCTGTTGGTCCCAACAATTTGCCAAGACCAGCCGTACCGCCAACAAATACTGGTAACCCAACTGCACCAAGCAAAATATAAATGATAAATACGATAAGTGCATCCTTAGGCTGTAACAATAGGCCGATTAATGTGGCTACCAAAGTCAAAGCCGTTACCATAGCGGGACTAAATGGCAA of the Veillonella parvula genome contains:
- a CDS encoding biotin transporter BioY; amino-acid sequence: METRRLTKMALLTALLCISAYISFPLPFSPAMVTALTLVATLIGLLLQPKDALIVFIIYILLGAVGLPVFVGGTAGLGKLLGPTGGFIFSWPVAYTLLSIFKGSKKSFFSYAWRSLVITIPVVYLFGVAGFMIVTKTELWAALPVVMFPFIPGDIVKCLVASWLATKVKI
- a CDS encoding acetyl-CoA C-acyltransferase translates to MSVYIHGGLRSPIGVLNGQYKHMRPEILGSQVIDEIINRYTISHIDGIFCGNAVGTGGNLGRLMGLMCNLPNSVPAITVDMQCASALMSIEIAYAHIVSGIMDSAIAGGIESSSLQPERVYASGDDREGPYKVAQFTPQDQSPLAMLKGAERTIHKYNVTKEDLYPHIIGSHQRASAALDNPYLQSYIMPITIDGKRCIDECIRPTMNEKLLSRMKPLLGADSITNAGNACLTHDGAAFVYLSNKKGPFKIHSVKPWAGNPQFSPEGALESTEAILKRTGLTMDDIDVVEWNEAFAIIDVLFDKTYPNHIGKYNMFGGALAYGHPYGCSGAILVLHCMAALESCGGRYGLCAIAGAGGTGSALIMERM